In Rhinopithecus roxellana isolate Shanxi Qingling chromosome 16, ASM756505v1, whole genome shotgun sequence, a single genomic region encodes these proteins:
- the NOXA1 gene encoding NADPH oxidase activator 1 isoform X3, which yields MASLGDLVRAWHLGAQAVDRGDWASALHLFLGVPAPPARLCFNAGCVHLLAGDAEAALRAFDQAVTKDTCMAVGFFQRGVANFQLARFQEALSDFRLALAQLRGHALIDYTQLGLRFKLQAWEVLYNVASAQCQLGLWTEAAGSLREAMSNWPEGSLNSLDSALDQVQRQGSLLPRQVPRGEVFRPHRRHLEHLEPVDFLGKAKVVASAIPDDQRCGVRPQQPQGLGVNLDARSPIMDSPRAGTHQSPLDAETEVGADRCTSTAYQEQRPQVEQVGKQAPLSPGPPATGGPGPGPCEDPAGAGVRGSRPFTCQSPEGGRGQTPSLRIKACKPPSPAQSLPTPLRLKTALTRPWASVAIPHPPAWPQGTGAGGSEPLVTVTVQCAFTVALRARRGADLSSLRALLGQTLPHQAQLGQLSYQAPGEDGQWVPIPEEESLQRAWLDAAAAPRGLQLQCRGAGGRPVLYQVVARYGYSAQGPEDLGFRQGDTVDVLCEVDEAWLEGHCDGRIGIFPKCFVVPAGPWMSGAPGCLPRSQQGDQP from the exons ATGGCCTCTCTGGGGGACCTGGTGCGCGCCTGGCACCTGGGCGCGCAGGCCGTGGATCGCGGGGACTGGGCCAGCGCCTTGCACCTCTTCTTGGGCGTCCCGGCGCCGCCCGCCAGGCTGTGCTTCAACGCGGGCTGCGTGCACCTGCTGGCCGGGGACGCCGAGGCCGCGCTGCGG GCATTTGACCAAGCCGTGACCAAGGACACCTGCATGGCGGTTGGCTTCTTCCAGCGAGGAGTGGCCAACTTCCAGCTGGCGAG GTTCCAGGAGGCTCTGTCTGACTTCCGGCTGGCACTGGCACAGCTGAGGGGCCACGCTCTCATCGACTACACACAGCTGGGCCTGCGGTTCAAGCTGCAAGCCTGGGAG GTGCTATACAATGTGGCATCAGCACAGTGCCAGCTGGGGCTCTGGACAGAGGCGGCCGGCAGCCTAAGGGAGGCCATGTCCAACTGGCCGGAGGGGTCCCTGAATAGCCTGGATTCAGCCCTGGACCAAGTGCAG AGACAGGGCTCGCTGCTGCCACGGCAGGTTCCCAGGGGCGAGGTCTTCCGGCCCCACCGGCGGCATCTGGAGCACCTGGAGCCTGTGGATTTCCTGGGCAAGGCCAAG GTGGTGGCCTCTGCCATCCCCGATGACCAGCGGTGCGGTGTCCGCCCTCAGCAGCCACAG GGACTGGGAGTGAACCTCGATGCCAG gtCCCCAATCATGGACTCCCCAAGAGCTGGCACCCACCAGAGCCCCCTCGATGCAGAGACAGAGGTCGGTGCTGACCGCTGCACGTCGACCGCCTACCAGGAGCAG AGGCCCCAGGTGGAGCAAGTTGGCAAACAGGCTCCTCTCTCCCCAG GGCCGCCAGCAACGGGGGGGCCTGGCCCCGGCCCCTGTGAGGACCCCGCGGGTGCTGGGGTAAGAGGCTCCAGACCCTTCACCTGTCAGTCACCTGAGGGAGGCCGAGGCCAAACCCCATCCCTCAGAATCAAGGCTTGCAAGCCCCCCTCACCTGCCCAGTCTCTGCCCACACCCCTCAGGCTGAAGACGGCCCTGACCAGACCCTGGGCCTCAGTGGCCATCCCTCACCCTCCTGCCTGGCCCCAGGGAACAGGTGCGGGGGGCTCTGAGCCCCTGGTGACTGTCACTGTGCAGTGCGCCTTCACCGTGGCCCTGAGGGCACGAAGAGGAGCCGACTTGTCTAGCCTGCGGGCACTGCTGGGCCAGACCCTCCCTCACCAGGCCCAGCTTGGGCAACTCAG TTACCAAGCCCCAGGTGAGGACGGGCAGTGGGTCCCCATCCCTGAGGAGGAGTCGCTGCAGAGGGCCTGGCTGGACGCGGCTGCCGCCCCCAGGGGGCTGCAGCTGCAGTGCAGG GGAGCTGGGGGCCGGCCGGTCCTCTACCAGGTGGTAGCGCGGTACGGCTACTCAGCCCAGGGGCCAGAGGACCTGGGCTTCCGACAGGGGGACACGGTGGACGTCCTGTGTGAAG TGGACGAGGCGTGGCTGGAGGGCCACTGTGACGGCCGCATCGGCATCTTCCCCAAGTGCTTCGTGGTCCCCGCCGGCCCTTGGATGTCAGGAGCCCCCGGCTGCCTGCCCCGATCCCAGCAGGGAGATCAGCCCTAG
- the NOXA1 gene encoding NADPH oxidase activator 1 isoform X5, giving the protein MAVGFFQRGVANFQLARFQEALSDFRLALAQLRGHALIDYTQLGLRFKLQAWEVLYNVASAQCQLGLWTEAAGSLREAMSNWPEGSLNSLDSALDQVQRQGSLLPRQVPRGEVFRPHRRHLEHLEPVDFLGKAKVVASAIPDDQRCGVRPQQPQGLGVNLDARSPIMDSPRAGTHQSPLDAETEVGADRCTSTAYQEQVHRPGPLPLLGVGASAASADRGPQWNQHEGGGSSSLRGRRGQAHPWSWPSPARWKSAWLCPRREGAGHQGRREVVSLSWKEERVETSRGPRWSKLANRLLSPQGRQQRGGLAPAPVRTPRVLGLKTALTRPWASVAIPHPPAWPQGTGAGGSEPLVTVTVQCAFTVALRARRGADLSSLRALLGQTLPHQAQLGQLSYQAPGEDGQWVPIPEEESLQRAWLDAAAAPRGLQLQCRGAGGRPVLYQVVARYGYSAQGPEDLGFRQGDTVDVLCEVDEAWLEGHCDGRIGIFPKCFVVPAGPWMSGAPGCLPRSQQGDQP; this is encoded by the exons ATGGCGGTTGGCTTCTTCCAGCGAGGAGTGGCCAACTTCCAGCTGGCGAG GTTCCAGGAGGCTCTGTCTGACTTCCGGCTGGCACTGGCACAGCTGAGGGGCCACGCTCTCATCGACTACACACAGCTGGGCCTGCGGTTCAAGCTGCAAGCCTGGGAG GTGCTATACAATGTGGCATCAGCACAGTGCCAGCTGGGGCTCTGGACAGAGGCGGCCGGCAGCCTAAGGGAGGCCATGTCCAACTGGCCGGAGGGGTCCCTGAATAGCCTGGATTCAGCCCTGGACCAAGTGCAG AGACAGGGCTCGCTGCTGCCACGGCAGGTTCCCAGGGGCGAGGTCTTCCGGCCCCACCGGCGGCATCTGGAGCACCTGGAGCCTGTGGATTTCCTGGGCAAGGCCAAG GTGGTGGCCTCTGCCATCCCCGATGACCAGCGGTGCGGTGTCCGCCCTCAGCAGCCACAG GGACTGGGAGTGAACCTCGATGCCAG gtCCCCAATCATGGACTCCCCAAGAGCTGGCACCCACCAGAGCCCCCTCGATGCAGAGACAGAGGTCGGTGCTGACCGCTGCACGTCGACCGCCTACCAGGAGCAGGTTCATAGGCCTGGGCCTCTTCCCCTGCTGGGGGTCGGTGCTTCTGCTGCCTCTGCGGACCGGGGACCACAGTGGAACCAACACGAGGGTGGAGGGAGCAGCTCACTGCGGGGTAGACGGGGCCAGGCTCACCCGTGGTCCTGGCCCAGCCCAGCCAGATGGAAGAGTGCCTGGCTGTGCCCGAGGCGAGAGGGCGCCGGCCATCAGGGCAGGAGAGAGGTGGTGTCTCTCTCCTGGAAAGAGGAGAGAGTGGAGACATCCAG AGGCCCCAGGTGGAGCAAGTTGGCAAACAGGCTCCTCTCTCCCCAG GGCCGCCAGCAACGGGGGGGCCTGGCCCCGGCCCCTGTGAGGACCCCGCGGGTGCTGGG GCTGAAGACGGCCCTGACCAGACCCTGGGCCTCAGTGGCCATCCCTCACCCTCCTGCCTGGCCCCAGGGAACAGGTGCGGGGGGCTCTGAGCCCCTGGTGACTGTCACTGTGCAGTGCGCCTTCACCGTGGCCCTGAGGGCACGAAGAGGAGCCGACTTGTCTAGCCTGCGGGCACTGCTGGGCCAGACCCTCCCTCACCAGGCCCAGCTTGGGCAACTCAG TTACCAAGCCCCAGGTGAGGACGGGCAGTGGGTCCCCATCCCTGAGGAGGAGTCGCTGCAGAGGGCCTGGCTGGACGCGGCTGCCGCCCCCAGGGGGCTGCAGCTGCAGTGCAGG GGAGCTGGGGGCCGGCCGGTCCTCTACCAGGTGGTAGCGCGGTACGGCTACTCAGCCCAGGGGCCAGAGGACCTGGGCTTCCGACAGGGGGACACGGTGGACGTCCTGTGTGAAG TGGACGAGGCGTGGCTGGAGGGCCACTGTGACGGCCGCATCGGCATCTTCCCCAAGTGCTTCGTGGTCCCCGCCGGCCCTTGGATGTCAGGAGCCCCCGGCTGCCTGCCCCGATCCCAGCAGGGAGATCAGCCCTAG
- the NOXA1 gene encoding NADPH oxidase activator 1 isoform X9: MASLGDLVRAWHLGAQAVDRGDWASALHLFLGVPAPPARLCFNAGCVHLLAGDAEAALRAFDQAVTKDTCMAVGFFQRGVANFQLARFQEALSDFRLALAQLRGHALIDYTQLGLRFKLQAWEVLYNVASAQCQLGLWTEAAGSLREAMSNWPEGSLNSLDSALDQVQRQGSLLPRQVPRGEVFRPHRRHLEHLEPVDFLGKAKVVASAIPDDQRCGVRPQQPQGLGVNLDARSPIMDSPRAGTHQSPLDAETEVGADRCTSTAYQEQVHRPGPLPLLGVGASAASADRGPQWNQHEGGGSSSLRGRRGQAHPWSWPSPARWKSAWLCPRREGAGHQGRREVVSLSWKEERVETSRGPRWSKLANRLLSPQGRQQRGGLAPAPVRTPRVLGEQVRGALSPW; encoded by the exons ATGGCCTCTCTGGGGGACCTGGTGCGCGCCTGGCACCTGGGCGCGCAGGCCGTGGATCGCGGGGACTGGGCCAGCGCCTTGCACCTCTTCTTGGGCGTCCCGGCGCCGCCCGCCAGGCTGTGCTTCAACGCGGGCTGCGTGCACCTGCTGGCCGGGGACGCCGAGGCCGCGCTGCGG GCATTTGACCAAGCCGTGACCAAGGACACCTGCATGGCGGTTGGCTTCTTCCAGCGAGGAGTGGCCAACTTCCAGCTGGCGAG GTTCCAGGAGGCTCTGTCTGACTTCCGGCTGGCACTGGCACAGCTGAGGGGCCACGCTCTCATCGACTACACACAGCTGGGCCTGCGGTTCAAGCTGCAAGCCTGGGAG GTGCTATACAATGTGGCATCAGCACAGTGCCAGCTGGGGCTCTGGACAGAGGCGGCCGGCAGCCTAAGGGAGGCCATGTCCAACTGGCCGGAGGGGTCCCTGAATAGCCTGGATTCAGCCCTGGACCAAGTGCAG AGACAGGGCTCGCTGCTGCCACGGCAGGTTCCCAGGGGCGAGGTCTTCCGGCCCCACCGGCGGCATCTGGAGCACCTGGAGCCTGTGGATTTCCTGGGCAAGGCCAAG GTGGTGGCCTCTGCCATCCCCGATGACCAGCGGTGCGGTGTCCGCCCTCAGCAGCCACAG GGACTGGGAGTGAACCTCGATGCCAG gtCCCCAATCATGGACTCCCCAAGAGCTGGCACCCACCAGAGCCCCCTCGATGCAGAGACAGAGGTCGGTGCTGACCGCTGCACGTCGACCGCCTACCAGGAGCAGGTTCATAGGCCTGGGCCTCTTCCCCTGCTGGGGGTCGGTGCTTCTGCTGCCTCTGCGGACCGGGGACCACAGTGGAACCAACACGAGGGTGGAGGGAGCAGCTCACTGCGGGGTAGACGGGGCCAGGCTCACCCGTGGTCCTGGCCCAGCCCAGCCAGATGGAAGAGTGCCTGGCTGTGCCCGAGGCGAGAGGGCGCCGGCCATCAGGGCAGGAGAGAGGTGGTGTCTCTCTCCTGGAAAGAGGAGAGAGTGGAGACATCCAG AGGCCCCAGGTGGAGCAAGTTGGCAAACAGGCTCCTCTCTCCCCAG GGCCGCCAGCAACGGGGGGGCCTGGCCCCGGCCCCTGTGAGGACCCCGCGGGTGCTGGG GGAACAGGTGCGGGGGGCTCTGAGCCCCTGGTGA